GCTTCCTTCTTCTTGTTCATTGCCCTTGTTTTTAACTCTAttagttttcagttttttttttcattttggttacTACTGGTAACCTAACTTCTGTTTTACTACATTCCTTTCTATCTTTGGTCATCTGTTTGGTTGGTACAAATCTTCCCTCCTTATTGTTTCTCTTAATTGAATATTATGCCATCTTATGGTCTAACCGTCTTCACCTACTTTAACAATGTAAACATTTCACATCCAAACAACACCTCCCATCTCCAGATATTTAATTTCCTTTTATCTGATTAAATTATGTTACATAATCCTTAACCAGTTTTCATAACTGACGAGATTATTCATCAGTTCAAGAATCAAAAGCTATAACGAGACTTCTAAAAGAACTCGACATGATCAGCTATTTCTCTGCAAACAAGTTTTGATTCCGCAGCCAAACTTATGCTTTTAGCTATAGCAAGACCAGTAAGCTTATGCGTAGACGTCGGCTCATACTTCTTCACCTCTGCATCACCCTTCCCTGACAGCAAAGCCCCCCTCGCAGGAATCACATTCTCCCACCAGAACTCCCTCAACACCTCGTAAATGATCCTCCAGTAGCTTCTGTCTCTCATCACTCTGAACACAGAGCTCCCGTTCAGCGTCCAGCAGTACAAGTCCACCCACTCACGGTCCATTATCTCCATCTGGCCCTGCATCTGAGGCATGTAATAGAACGGCACTTTGGACCAAGGCAAGACCGTTTCCGTCTTCCCTTTGTTATACGGACACTTCACTTCCAGAATCCCAACATCGAGAACCCCATCCGGAGAAGCACCAAGCCAGTGAAACTGCTCTTGTGAGTGAAGAGCAAACCCCATCGAGCCAACCTCGCACCCCATGATCCTCTTGTACCTCTCTATCGCAGCCGATTCCATCTGCACACCCCAGTTCATCGCAAACCTCGCGGAGTCCTCCACCACTCGCGGCGACTCCGAGTCGTACACCTTCTCGTGCCAGAGCTCGGAGCGGCGGTTCTTCTTCCAGAAGCCGAGCGCTGTGCTGAATGTGCTCGTGGTCAGCTTGTCTTTCCTTAAGGCGAACCATTCTTCTGATTTCTGAGGGATGTCGGATGGGGAGAGGTGGCTTGAGACAGCTAGTGGAGAAGAAGCACGGGGAGGAGCAAGGACAAGGGGTAAGCTTGTCTGAGAGAGGACTTGTTGTAATGCAGTGGAGGAAAAGGACAGCGAACTGCTTCTGTTCCTTAACTTTAGTCTTGGTTTAGGGATAAGAGTGTTGAACCCGGAAACTGAACATGTCCTCATTGGTATTATCGAAAGGAAGCAACTTTAATTGGCTTCAAGACCCTACAGAGAAACCCATTTCGAAATAAGGTTAAAAAATGCAATCTTTGAACTTCGAAATCATCAAACAGATTCAGAAAAACTAAACCCAGTAAACGAAAAGCACGAGTTTTGTGATTTGCGTTTCATCCAGCGACACTAACGATCCTAATTCAGAAAACCCCATTTAACCAGAAAGCGAAAACTGAATCGAAAAAATAAGTAATATCGGAAgcccacaaggtgttcgatgaaattaCCAGAAACCAGCGCTTCAGGGACCGAGCCGGGGAAGAGAGGAAGCAGAAGATATGGATTTAGTTAGTTGACGATATAAGTTGGTTTCgtttggttatttatttagttgtTATTTTGACTCGGTCTACCCGGTTTAGTCAACTGTCTGTATATATCCGGATGCGTTGACTTTGTTTGCAagtgaaagagaaaaaaaaaaaacagaaaatcacttttcatatttttgattgcATTTTCTATTATGGTATCGAAGTTTTACTTCTGTCTTATTTAGTGATTTCATGTTCGTTTTTTCTTTATCATTTGTACAAATTTATTATCGAATTTAATCCAACTCGCTGTTGTTTCTGAAGTTTATTGGTGCGGAAAAGACTTCTTTGTGTGACTAGAGGTTTAAAGCTTTTGGGTCACTGTCTCCTTCTACCAGTGGTTATTGGGTGATCATTTTCTCCTCAGCCGACTTTTGCAAAGCTCTGCAATTTCGGTCTAAATTTATTGAAATAGCGCTTTCGAACCAGGGTATGTGGTTTGATGGTGATTAACTTGAGATTAAAAAATCCAATACGGTGAAACCATCAGGATTCGAGTCACGGCTACTGGAGAATTAATATTTTGGCATTGCCAGAGACAGaagaccgacatgtggcaacacatgACTAGTCTGTATTATTTATGTGGAGCTAGCATAcctatttataatttagaaaaaaaaaagatctttcGGCAAACTGATGTATACAGAACATGGTCTCATTTATTATCAAAAGCTCCAAACTCATTTGGCACTGCTTTGTTTTTGGCCAAGTTTTTTCTGCTTGAATCTTGTTTGTTCGTGTTTTTAGTTTAGTTAGTCCTTTGAATCTAACTAAACTAAAGTTGGGTTCAAAAGAacaaccaaaattttgaaacacaaaaaagaaagaaaaaacaacattaGTGAATTCTCATTTAGCTTAGTTGTTTAATCATGAACAAATGTTAACTTTCAATAAACTGTTTTGAATTtctatgataaatatataaaatagattggTAACAGCTTAATAATGATTGTAGGATGGAACAAGAAAAATGGtccaataacaaaatattttcaattaaaataaatatttattcaagacattaaacaaaacatagaaattttaaaattcaagtTCCTTTATCTCATCAGTTTTCCATTGCTTACTGGACAACATACAGTAGTTGCAGTGAAAATCCCAAAGACCCCGCATAAGTCCAAGCAACTCGTTCTTACAATGATTTGAACACACGATAAATGTGTCAAACTTTTGAGTGGCAGTTTGTACGATATTTTCGGTATTTAAACCTGACGCCTCTATGTAATTATTGTAGTATACATTAGTAAATCCCTTAAAGTTTATGTATAAGCAATGTGAAAGATTTAGGTTTCTGAGGTTTTGGTGATATGTGACAAGCGACAATAATGCCTTTATGCATAAAGATGAACCTCGAAAGCTTAAACTCTTCAGGTTTGAGAAGTAACTCACAATTTGATCGGATAAGTCATTGTCTAATGGCCGGATAAGCTTTAGGCTGGTGAGGTTCTTGCAGTTCTCTCCAATGCTTCGAAAGTTAGCATTTGAAATGGGTAAACCTGGTTGAGTAATGACTAACGTTTGGAGATTCTTCCACTGGCTGAATGTAAACATAAGTGAATTCTCATTTAGATTACGATAGAGCGGCAGTGACAATTTTTCTACGTTTGGCATcctgaaaataaacaaaaacaagaaataGTAAATAAACACAGAAAATTGCACCATACCACACTTATACACaaaattttctattatataGTGTGCAAATCTGTTTTAGGGATATAACTTACCTTGGAGCAATGATTGCGAGTTCCTCCTCTTGTATATAGTAACAGTTATCAAAAACTAGATTTGTCGTGACTGAGCtgttaaatttagttatatcAGCCAATATATTTCTGAGATCATATTGGTGATCTTCGTCATTAGACTGATGGTCTGCCTTATCGggattttttgaaataattgacTTGAGATTACTTAAGTCTATGGTCTTCCATAAAGTTTGGTTGTGAGAAGTAAGGAACCAAGAGACAGACGCGAGATGCCCCCTTGATTATATCAATAACGTTGAGCATCCCAAATATCTTGGCTAATATGTCTCTCTCCATATTTTCCCACCCTGACATCTTTTCTAAGCTACTTGGTGTTTCCATCTCAGTGCAGCTAAAAACAATGCAAATTAATTGCAAAAGTAATAGAGTTTTCTGAAGATTAAAGTTCagaaatttataagaaaataacagTAGATTCAACAATATTGAATAACCGATTTGTTAGAACAATTAAAAGAGACAAACAAAAACGTCGAGGAAAGAATACAATTTATAGAGAAGTCATCAGACACGTATAGGGGATTTACTTCTGGGATTTGTAACCATTTCTGAAATGTGAATTGTGAAACTTtgtctattatattaaataagCATAGATATTTTATGATGAGACCTAATGAATACTATTACAAAATTacattaaagttttatttaagaaaataaatatggcTATAAGTAACCCATTATGAGATATTTTCCCAAGAAGTTATACACAACTTAATAAAATGgatatattacttaattatcTATATGGTTGATATAAAATgatatagtttaaataaaaaagttatttataaatagtaatatattaaCTAAATAAGATATGCATGTAAGTAAATAGTAATTGATCTTTTTGTGAAGATAATGATATTTAATCTTTACATGTTCAAGAATTGAAAGaaatctatctatattattaaagtagaagtctCCTTTCTTCTCCTTTCATTTCGTCAGTAAGCAGCCATTTTGTTGGggataatttttaagaaaaaagtgTTTTGTATTATTTGCATACGTTTTTTATACAAAATTGTTCTAAAATTTAGGTGATGTCTAAACAATGGCTCACTACACCCATAACCTTTACAGCCGTTGCTACAGGAAGCAAATACGAAAATTCATTGATTCCTCTAAAGACAACAAAACCCACCCTCCCCTTCGAACACCTTACGAACCAACATCATTCTTACCctaactattatatttttcgAACCCCCATCAACAAATATTACTATTACCAAAGgctctaccaaaaaaaaaaaaaatcgaagaaTATACAATCATAGGTCATGCTCACATACGAATAAATACGAGCTAATGGAAAACATATCACAGTctaataaataacatatttcaCATTCCCGAGCCTATTACAAACCATATTTCAATCACAAGGGTGGTTTGTTTAGAATCGTATAGCATTATTATAAACCTCTAGTTTGAGACTCGAATCGAAATGATGCTAGTTAAGAGTGTATTTATCTTGGCAGATAATTGCATCTGGAGCATTCACCACATTAGACAACTTGCTATTTGAGCCACTGAACGAGCTACTAGTCCATGCGGAAAGAAAGCCACCACAGTTACTCGTGCTGGTTGGTAACTAAGATTTGTTCAGACCTTTCTATAAGCCTACATATATGGTGTGTTGGTTGTGTCTTGAGGGGGCACTTACGGTCATTTCTTAAAACTCATCTTGGACCGTTTGTGGATTCTGAGCATCCAGAGATTAAGAAAGGAGCTGTTGATGTCAAACCCGGGACAGGGGACTTTTGAGGCAAACCAGGTAAAAAAATCTCTTCCGAGAAGCCATATTCTCTCAACTCTCAAAGTCCTTAAACCATAAACATTCAGGTGAAGGTAGGTTGCTGCATGGTGGATGTACTAAAGCATCTGAGTGCGGATGAGACGTCTAGAAACCCCAGCAAATGGAGTCCCCACAGATCGCATATCCAGACTCGCAACTCATCTCCTTCGTCAGAGAAGGTATAAAACACTCTTAACTTTCTAGTCAACCTATACCGGGGTTAAAATCTTAATCATGAAGCAGAACCTTCTCCAAAATTGAAGAGTTGGCATATAAATCATATGGATGTATCGAAAGAGGTATATACATAAAAACTACCCAAATATAACACTTTATTAATTATAGTTTATCATAATTCACTCATTAGGgtcaaaaaaacatttaactTCATGATCCCACAGACAAATCTCACACGCAGAAGAAGTATTCATGTCGTTATCCTCGCCGTATCGATGCCAAGCACAATTATATGCTATAATAAAGTCACTGGTTCGACCATCACACCCGCACTTGTCTGGAACGTACGCTCTTTTGAGCTCTTTCA
The sequence above is drawn from the Raphanus sativus cultivar WK10039 chromosome 7, ASM80110v3, whole genome shotgun sequence genome and encodes:
- the LOC108817109 gene encoding uncharacterized protein LOC108817109, with translation MRTCSVSGFNTLIPKPRLKLRNRSSSLSFSSTALQQVLSQTSLPLVLAPPRASSPLAVSSHLSPSDIPQKSEEWFALRKDKLTTSTFSTALGFWKKNRRSELWHEKVYDSESPRVVEDSARFAMNWGVQMESAAIERYKRIMGCEVGSMGFALHSQEQFHWLGASPDGVLDVGILEVKCPYNKGKTETVLPWSKVPFYYMPQMQGQMEIMDREWVDLYCWTLNGSSVFRVMRDRSYWRIIYEVLREFWWENVIPARGALLSGKGDAEVKKYEPTSTHKLTGLAIAKSISLAAESKLVCREIADHVEFF